From Hermetia illucens chromosome 6, iHerIll2.2.curated.20191125, whole genome shotgun sequence, one genomic window encodes:
- the LOC119660122 gene encoding ruvB-like helicase 1, which yields MKIEEVKSTVRAQRIAAHSHVKGLGLNESGAALPVGGGLVGQSNAREAAGIVVDLIKSKKMAGRALLLAGPPGTGKTAIALAIAQELGNKVPFCPMVGSEVYSSEIKKTEVLMENFRRSIGLRIRETKEVYEGEVTELTPIETENPMGGYGKTISNVVIGLKTAKGTKQLKLDPSIYESLQKEKVEVGDVIYIEANSGAVKRQGRSDTFATEFDLETEEYVPLPKGDVHKKKEVIQDVTLHDLDVANARPQGGQDVLSMMGQLMKPKKTEITDKLRMEINKVVNRYIDQGIAELVPGVLFIDEVHMLDLETFTYLHKSLESPIAPIVVFATNRGRCVIRGTDDITSPHGMPLDLLDRVLIIRTLPYSISEMEQIIRIRAQTEGLQMEDSAITTLSEIAGQATLRYAVQLLTPAYQMCKVNGKTIIGPDDLKDVHGLFLDAKRSATFLTERNNKYMV from the exons ATGAAAATCGAAGAAGTGAAAAGTACGGTCCGAGCACAGCGAATTGCCGCGCACAGCCATGTGAAAGGGTTAGGTTTGAACGAGAGCGGAGCCGCTCTGCCGGTCGGAGGCGGCTTGGTGGGTCAATCAAACGCTCGAGAG GCAGCCGGTATTGTCGTCGACTTGATCAAATCGAAGAAAATGGCAGGTCGTGCTTTGCTCCTTGCCGGTCCCCCCGGAACCGGAAAAACTGCAATAGCTCTTGCCATCGCCCAAGAACTTGGCAACAAGGTTCCATTCTGCCCCATGGTGGGTTCGGAAGTATACAGCAGTGAAATCAAAAAGACAGAAGTCCTCATGGAGAACTTCCGGCGATCGATTGGGCTGCGTATCCGCGAAACGAAGGAAGTCTACGAGGGCGAGGTCACCGAATTGACCCCCATTGAAACGGAAAATCCGATGGGAGGTTACGGCAAAACAATCAGCAATGTTGTGATCGGATTAAAGACGGCCAAAGGTACAAAGCAGCTCAAATTGGATCCGAGCATCTACGAATCTCTGCAGAAGGAAAAGGTCGAGGTTGGCGACGTTATCTACATCGAAGCCAACAGTGGTGCAGTGAAACGCCAAGGTCGGAGTGACACGTTCGCTACCGAGTTTGATTTGGAAACTGAGGAGTACGTTCCTCTCCCCAAAGGCGATGTGCATAAGAAAAAGGAAGTCATCCAAGATGTGACGCTTCACGACTTGGACGTAGCGAATGCAAGGCCGCAAGGTGGACAAgacgttctttccatgatgggGCAACTAATGAAACCCAAGAAAACCGAGATAACAG ACAAACTGCGTATGGAGATCAACAAGGTCGTGAACCGATACATCGATCAGGGCATTGCAGAACTGGTCCCAGGAGTGTTGTTTATCGACGAAGTTCACATGCTCGACTTGGAAACATTCACGTACCTGCACAAGTCACTGGAATCGCCGATTGCTCCCATAGTCGTCTTTGCCACAAACCGTGGTCGATGTGTCATCAG AGGTACCGACGACATCACCTCACCCCACGGTATGCCCCTCGATCTGCTGGATCGAGTCTTGATCATTCGCACGCTGCCGTACAGCATATCCGAAATGGAGCAAATCATAAGGATCCGGGCGCAGACCGAGGGACTGCAAATGGAGGATAGCGCCATCACGACCCTCAGTGAGATTGCAGGGCAAGCGACGCTGCGTTATGCCGTGCAACTTCTGACGCCAGCCTATCAAATGTGCAAAGTGAATGGGAAGACGATTATTGGGCCGGACGACCTGAAGGACGTACACGGGCTGTTCCTTGATGCCAaacggtcggcaacgttcctaacggaaaggaataataaatatatggtgtag